One Magnetovibrio sp. PR-2 genomic window carries:
- a CDS encoding MmcB family DNA repair protein encodes MTETLTAQDISRGVLRMLATQGYRGVTELPLTNNRRCDIAALGPRGEVVIVEIKSSRNDFQSDTKWPEYVDHCERFFFAVAPDFPVELLPIEQGLIISDGYSADIIRDVEPRKLAPARRKSITLRIARTAAHRLHAELDPAFDQSKSPI; translated from the coding sequence ATGACGGAGACACTTACCGCACAAGACATCTCACGCGGGGTTCTCCGCATGCTCGCCACCCAAGGCTATCGCGGCGTCACGGAACTGCCGCTCACCAACAACCGGCGCTGCGACATTGCGGCGCTGGGGCCGCGTGGTGAGGTGGTGATTGTGGAAATCAAAAGCTCGCGAAATGACTTTCAGTCCGACACCAAGTGGCCGGAGTACGTAGACCACTGCGAACGCTTTTTCTTCGCCGTCGCACCGGACTTTCCGGTTGAGCTGCTGCCAATTGAGCAAGGCCTGATCATCTCCGACGGCTACAGCGCCGACATCATCCGCGACGTCGAACCGCGCAAACTCGCCCCGGCCCGGCGCAAGTCCATCACACTGAGGATTGCGCGCACGGCGGCCCATCGATTGCACGCTGAGCTTGATCCTGCATTCGATCAAAGCAAGTCGCCGATTTAA
- a CDS encoding Panacea domain-containing protein, translating into MSYDGRAIANFVLDYCEDNGHPITNLSLQKIVYFCHVWSLITLGRPLIRHQFEAWKYGPVLQYLYREFKSFDDDIITNRAKQLDPKTGIKQNAVCDFDPVTEELLRDVVKFYSQLSAGQLVDLSHVTGGPWHQVWNHDGDVQPGMKIENKDILEFYSKASAPFTIQ; encoded by the coding sequence ATGAGTTATGATGGACGGGCTATTGCAAACTTCGTCTTGGACTATTGTGAGGATAACGGTCACCCAATAACAAACCTCTCTCTGCAAAAGATTGTCTACTTTTGCCACGTTTGGTCACTGATAACCTTGGGAAGACCATTAATCCGGCACCAATTTGAAGCTTGGAAATATGGGCCAGTACTTCAGTATCTGTATAGAGAGTTCAAGTCATTTGACGATGACATTATTACAAACCGAGCGAAGCAACTTGACCCCAAAACAGGAATAAAGCAAAACGCTGTTTGTGATTTTGACCCAGTTACAGAAGAACTCTTAAGAGATGTAGTTAAATTTTATAGCCAGCTTAGCGCTGGCCAGTTGGTAGACTTAAGCCATGTAACGGGAGGACCATGGCATCAAGTCTGGAATCATGATGGTGACGTTCAACCTGGAATGAAAATTGAAAATAAAGACATTCTTGAATTTTATTCCAAGGCATCGGCTCCATTCACAATACAATGA